One genomic window of Nicotiana sylvestris chromosome 10, ASM39365v2, whole genome shotgun sequence includes the following:
- the LOC104233732 gene encoding transcription factor bHLH122-like has protein sequence MDHRSHQQQQMTSGLTRYRSAPSSYFSSLLSSNNPAAVASGGGNCGYARDDFEQLLNSRASNTDIKQVFDRFVANIDPQDSNSNGLIGDTQQNHMSNMNVRSEVVAPMKQEHEAQRQSHNSQFIAAVKQETQQNSDYSLVSQMNYQTQAQQNDNSDLNSAMDNFARFLGAADSNRLNQTKMDGGFCTGSSNSNLTRYNSSPAGFFAQFDIENEYGAMRGIGGYGAGGNAAAEASFPTPNRFSSQTALQSGQPPSSGLLAPISEFGAKSIEEGRAGDESFGKGHKNDDSYMTGFPIPSWDDSQMLTDDFLQVPEDNEAEPFSNVNASDNQSSEDRARPPTLLSHLSLPQTSAELSAMEKLLQDSVPCKVRAKRGCATHPRSIAERVRRTRISERMRKLQELVPNMDKQTNTADMLDFAADYIKELETQVKALSERRSKCTCSNK, from the exons ATGGATCACAGAAGTCATCAGCAGCAACAGATGACTTCTGGCTTAACTCGATATCGATCCGCGCCAAGTTCTTATTTTTCCAGCCTATTAAGTAGTAATAATCCTGCTGCTGTTGCTAGCGGAGGTGGTAATTGTGGTTATGCAAGAGATGATTTTGAACAGTTGCTCAATTCTCGAGCTTCGAATACTGATATAAAGCAAGTTTTCGATAGATTTGTGGCTAATATTGATCCACAAGATTCGAATTCGAATGGCCTAATTGGTGATACTCAGCAAAATCACATGAGTAATATGAATGTTAGATCAGAAGTTGTAGCTCCTATGAAACAAGAACACGAAGCTCAGCGGCAGAGTCATAATTCGCAGTTTATTGCAGCAGTGAAACAAGAAACTCAGCAAAATAGTGATTATTCTTTGGTTTCACAGATGAATTATCAAACTCAAGCTCAACAAAATGACAATTCGGACCTTAATTCAGCCATGGATAATTTTGCCAGATTTTTGGGTGCGGCAGATTCAAATCGTTTGAACCAGACGAAAATGGATGGTGGATTTTGCACTGGTAGTAGTAATTCAAATCTTACTCGTTATAACAGTTCGCCTGCTGGATTCTTTGCGCAATTTGATATTGAAAATG AATATGGTGCAATGAGAGGCATAGGGGGTTATGGAGCTGGTGGTAATGCTGCTGCCGAAGCATCATTTCCAACTCCAAACAGGTTTAGTAGTCAAACGGCTCTCCAATCCGGACAACCGCCTTCTTCGGGGCTATTAGCTCCAATCTCCGAATTTGGTGCTAAAAGCATAGAAGAGGGCCGAGCAGGCGATGAAAGTTTTGGTAAAGGCCATAAAAATGATGACAGTTACATGACAGGTTTCCCCATCCCTTCTTGGGATGATTCACAAATGTTGACTGATGATTTCCTTCAAGTACCAGAAGATAATGAGGCCGAGCCGTTCTCCAATGTAAATGCATCTGATAATCAG AGTAGTGAAGATCGAGCTCGCCCTCCCACTCTATTGTCTCATCTGAGTTTGCCTCAAACCTCAGCGGAGTTATCCGCTATGGAGAAACTCTTGCAAGATTCGGTACCTTGTAAAGTCAGAGCAAAGAGAGGTTGCGCCACTCACCCTCGTAGCATCGCCGAGAGG GTAAGAAGAACTCGAATAAGCGAAAGGATGAGGAAGCTGCAAGAGCTTGTTCCTAACATGGACAAG CAAACAAACACAGCAGATATGTTGGACTTTGCGGCTGACTACATTAAAGAACTAGAGACACAAGTCAAG GCACTATCCGAAAGGCGTTCGAAGTGTACATGCTCGAATAAATAG
- the LOC104233730 gene encoding large ribosomal subunit protein uL6c yields MSSSSLTASLHTTSNLRSPFVGSLNGFHVSSVAVRRVGFVRKVVECKESRIGKQPITVPSNVTLTMEGQDLKVKGPLGEMAITYPREVKLEREEEGILRVRKAVETRRANQMHGLFRTLTDNMVVGVSKGFEKKLQLVGVGYRATVEGKDIVLNLGFSHPVKMEIPDGLQVKVEENTRITVSGYDKSEIGQFAASIRKWRPPEPYKGKGVKYADEIVRRKEGKAGKKK; encoded by the exons ATGAGTAGCTCCTCACTCACAGCTTCTTTACATACCACCAG CAATTTAAGGTCTCCTTTCGTCGGGAGTTTGAATGGGTTTCATGTATCGAGTGTTGCTGTTCGTCGTGTTGGTTTCGTGAGGAAGGTGGTCGAATGTAAAGAATCAAGAATTGGTAAGCAACCAATAACAGTACCTTCCAATGTGACACTCACAATGGAAGGCCAAGATTTGAAAGTTAAGGGACCTCTAGGAGAGATGGCCATAACGTATCCACGAGAAGTAAAGCTTGAAAGAGAAGAGGAAGGTATTCTAAGGGTCAGAAAAGCTGTGGAGACAAGAAGGGCAAATCAAATGCATGGTTTATTCAG GACTCTAACCGATAACATGGTTGTCGGCGTCTCCAAAGGATTCGAGAAGAAACTCCAATTGGTAGGGGTAGGATATCGTGCAACGGTCGAAGGGAAAGACATAGTTCTTAATCTTGGATTTTCTCATCCAGTAAAGATGGAAATACCTGATGGACTGCAGGTTAAGGTTGAAGAAAACACCAGAATCACAGTAAGTGGTTACGACAAGTCAGAAATCGGTCAATTTGCAGCTTCTATCAGAAAATGGAGGCCTCCAGAGCCCTACAAAGGTAAAGGAGTGAAATATGCTGATGAAATAGTTAGAAGGAAAGAGGGTAAAGCAGGCAAGAAGAAGTAA